The Antarcticibacterium flavum genome contains the following window.
GGCCATGTTCTTTAGCTGCCTTTGCTGTAGTATTTCCAAATACCGCTATCTTTGTGTCCTTTTGTTCAAAATCGGCAAAATTCTCAAATAAGGATTTGATCCCACTTGGGCTAAAGAAAACCAGGATATCATAATAGACATCTCTAAGGTGGGACAGGTCGCTTACAACGGTCTTGTAGAATACTCCCTGTTTCCAGTCCACGCCCAACTTGTTTAAAGTTTTAGGAACATCTGGCTTCAGCATATCTGAGGCAGGAAGTAAAAATTTTTCATTTTTATATTTCTTAATATATGGAGAAAGTTCAGCAAACGTCCTTTTTCCTACATAGATCTTCCTTTTTCTATATACCACATATTTTTGCAGGTAATATGCCACGGCCTCACTAAGGCAAAAATACTTAAGGGTGTCTGGCACCTTATACCTCATTTCCTCGGCTATGCGAAAAAAATGATCTACCGAGTTTCGACTTGTTAATATTACCGCAGTGTATTTGGTAAGGTCAATTTTTTGTTGCCTTACATCTTTAGAAGATACCCCTTCTACGTGTATAAAGGGAATGAAATCAATTTTTACCTTTTGTTTTTCTTCCAGCTCAGAATACGGTGAGTTTTCTAATTTAGGCTCTGGTTGAGAAATCAAAATTGTTTTCACTTTCATATATTATCACATTTAAAACCTTAGCTTGTTGTAATTAGCTTATACAAAATAACATAAGGGGTAATTTCGAGAGCGCAAAGGTACAAAATAAAATAGAACCAATTACGCGTGATCCAACCCAGATTTTTTTTGGTAATTCTAAAAAATGAGTATAGCGTGGCAACAAGAAAAAATATAATTATTGTCATTATGGCTGCTCTGGCGGGCTCTTGTGAGTAAATAAGAAATATCACCGCCGGGAAGAATAGCAGGGAAATAAAATTGCGATAGGTATGTTTTTGAAATAAATAATGTTCTGCAGTTTCATCTATATCAAAAACGTTAGCAACGATCTTCTCAAGGGTAATTTTAAGCAAGGCAAAAAATCCATAGGCCGTAAAGATCCTTAAAAGAATGATCCAGGAATCGTGTAGCACCGGGGACACAAAGATCCTGTAAAGCACGAAGAGGAACAGGGTAATAATTAGGATATGAACCAGGAACATGATCACATTGAACCCAAAGAGCGCCTTGTGCTCCCTATTCTTAATTATTAAGAATTTCCCTGAATTAAAAATTGATATAAAGTCCTCAAATCTATGCTGGAAGAGCTGTCTTCCCAGTACCAGCAACAATAGCGTGAGTACTATTAAAACTGTGGGGAGGTCATTTGAAGTGCTATATCTTTCGAGGGCTTCCAAACATAATTATTTTATGCAAAGGTATAATTTATAGGGTTAAAAGTTGAAAGTTATTTTGAATGTCTAAACCTCAAAAATAGTTACATTTGTGCAAAAATCCAGACATGTCAAATGGGATAATCATTATACCCACTTACAATGAAATTGAGAATATTGAGCGTTTAATAAGGAATATTTTTTCCCTGCAGCGTAAATTTCATATTTTGGTGGTAGATGATAATTCTCCAGACAATACTGCACTTAAAGTGAAGACCCTGCAAACCGAATTTTTTGGGGCATTATTTTTGGAAGAACGTACAGGAAAACAGGGGTTAGGCACAGCTTATATTCATGGGTTTCGATGGGCACTTGCAAGGGATTACCAGTATATATTTGAAATGGATGCCGATTTTTCCCACAATCCCAATGATCTTATACGTTTATATAATGCCTGTTCGAGAAAAGGAGCCGATGTTGCTATTGGATCTCGTTATAAGACCGGGGTTAATGTGATAAACTGGCCTATGAGCCGGGTACTTATGTCCTGGCTTGCATCAAAATATGTAAGGCTCATTACCGGTATGGATATACACGATACCACTGCCGGTTTTGTATGTTATAAGCGTGGGGTGCTGGAGAAGATCAATTTGGATAAGATCCAGTTCGTTGGGTATGCGTTCCAGATCGAAATGAAGTTCAAGGCACATTTAATGAAATTTAAAATAAAGGAAGTTCCCGTAATCTTTACAGACAGGACGAAAGGAACATCAAAAATGAGTGGAGGAATAATTTCTGAAGCTGTCTTTGGGGTAATAAATATGAAATTTAAAAGTCTTTTTAATAAGATGTCAACGTAATGAAGAAGGTTTTAATTAAGAATGCACGAATCGTTAATGAAGGAACGATCACAGAGGGAGATGTTTTTATTGAAAATGGGGTTATTGCTGAAATTGCAGATAGCATAAGTGCCAAGTCTCCAGATGTGAACATTATAGATGCAGAAGGGAATTACCTGTTGCCAGGGATCATAGATGACCAGGTGCACTTTCGGGAACCCGGTCTCACTCATAAGGATACTATCGAAACTGGCTCCATGGCAGCAGTGGCAGGAGGGATTACTTCCTTTATTGAAATGCCAAACACCCTGCCGAACACTACTACTATTGAAAAGCTAGACGAAAAATTTGAAATTGCCAGGAAAACCTCCTATGCGAATTATTCCTTCATGTTTGGCGGTACCAACGACAACCTGCAGGAGATCCTCAAAGTTGATCCCAAGACCACGGCAGCTATAAAATTATTTCTGGGTTCCTCCACGGGTAATATGCTGGTAGATGATCAAAAAGTGCTGGAGGAGATCTTTACGAAATCCCCTTTGCTAATTGCGGTGCATTGTGAAGATGAAGCTACTATTAAAAAGAATTACGAGGAGCAACTCGAAAAATACGGGGAGGATATTCCAATAGAAAATCACCCGAAAATAAGAAGTGAGGAGGCTTGTTATTTGTCCTCTTCCCGCGCAGTAGCACTGGCAAAGAAAACCGGCGCGAGGCTTCATGTTTTTCATCTTTCTACGGCTAAGGAATTATCTCTCTTTGATAATAAAAAAGCCCTTAAAGATAAAAAGATCACGGCAGAGGTGTGTATTCACCACCTTTGGTTTAACGATCAGGATTATGCGAAAAAGGGAACCTTTATTAAATGGAACCCTGCTGTAAAAACCAAAAAGGACCAGGAAGCACTGCTGCAGGCATTGATCGATAATCGTATAGATGTTGTGGCTACAGACCATGCACCGCATACCAGGGAAGAAAAGAAAAATAAATATCCTAATGCTCCAAGTGGAGGGCCATTGGTACAGCACGCCCTGCCGGCGATGTTGCAGCTCTACCACCAGGAGAAGATCACCCTGGAAAAGATCGTGGAAAAGATGTGTCATAATCCGGCAATTTTATTCCAGATCGAAAAACGCGGCTTCATAAGGGAAGGATATAAAGCCGATCTTGTTCTTGTGGATCTCAACTCTCCATGGGCAGTGCAGCCAAATAATATACTTTATAAATGTGGATGGTCTCCTTTTGAAGGCGTGACATTTAAATCACGGGTAACCCATACTTTTGTTAATGGAAGGCTGGTCTATAAGAATTTCAAAGTGTTGCCATTTTCTCCTATTGCAGAGCAATTAACCTTTGACAGAAAGTAATGAGGAGATTGTGGATCATTTTTCTGGTTTTTGCGATTTTTTCCTGTCGGGATAGCGATAGGGTAAAAGAACCGGAAAACCTGATTCCCGAGAATAAAATGGTAGAGGTACTTACAGACCTTTCCCTGTTGAATTCTGCAAAGAACTATAACAGGCGGCAATTGGAAAATACCGGGCTTAGGCCAATTGAATACTTATATGACAGGCACGGTATTGACAGTGTAAGCCTTGCCCAAAGCACCAGGTACTATGCCAATTTCCCATCAGATCTGGAGCGTATCTATTCCCGTGTTAAAAGTAATCTTGAAAAACTTAAATCTACTTTGGAACACCAAAGAGAGGAAGAGAGAAGAGTGCAGGATTCCATACGGGAGGCTGAAAGTGATTCCCTTCGGGAACAACCACAGGATTCCATCCTGCAAATAAACAGGTTTGGGGATTCTATCTATGTAAATCCAGAGATCTTCAGGAGAAATCCGCAGGATTCTCTACCTCCTGCGATGGAGGTGGAATTTGAGGAAAGCGATCAATAATCAATGCTGTTCCACTTTCTGTAATAGCCTGCTGTTTCCTTTATAACTTCTTCCAGGGGTGTAAATTTAAAATCCAGCTGCTCTTTGATCTTTTTATTTGAGTAGTAGGTATTTTCAAAGAGGCTTTTGTGATCACCTTTCCTAATGAGCTTTTTTCCGCCAAACCAGGTAGTTATACTCTGGAGGATCCAGCCTATATAGACCATCCAGGGTTTAAGTTGCTTCCCTGGTGCTGGTTTATTTAGGTGTTTGGCAACAAACTGCAGGACTTTCTTAAAGCTTATATTTTCTGTGATAACAATAAATTGTTCATTCTTTACGGGAGAGTCCATTGCTTTAATAGCTGCTGCTGCCACATCCTTTACACCAACAAACCCTGTGACCTTCGGGAAATGATAGTTGAGACCCTCATCCACCTTTTTAAATATTAGGCTGCTGCCTTTTTTCCAGGATCCCGCACCAAGAATAACCCCGGGGTTAAGGATCACCACGGGTACTCCTTCCTGTGAGGCTCTCCACACTTCAATCTCTGCCCCATGTTTGGAAATGGCATATTCGGTATGATCATTCTCTGGATGCCAGGTGAAATTTTCTGTAACATATTCCTCGCCAATAGTCAAACCCATAGTTGCTACAGAACTTATATAGCATAGCTTTTCCACTTTAAAGGCTATACACAGGTTCGCAATATTGGCTGTGCCTTCAATGTTGGTTTTCCTTAATTCGGCTGTATCTGCAGGATTAAAGGAAACCAGTGCTGCGCTGTGATAAACACTGGTTATTCCTTTAAAAGCTTTATTAAGGGCGGGTATGTCATCCAGCGGTGCCTTTACCCAATCTATTTTCTTATAGAGTTTTTCACCTTCAGTCTTACCAAGGTTTAAGGCAAAGATCTTTTTTACGGCATCAAAACTGCTGCCCTCCCTGTAAATAGCTCTTATATATTCTTCGGTTTGAGTAAGATCGAGCAGGAGATGGGATCCTACCAAACCGGTTCCTCCTGTAACTAGTATCATAAGGTAAATATAGCACTTTCAGCTTAGGAAAAATGCGAGTTATTGGTATCTTTACCGCTGTTTTCCTAAATGGGCAGGTATTTAAAAAAGACAAGAAGTGCGGTTAGAGAATAGCCATATTTGAAAGGGAAGACACGTGATTAATTAAGAATTAAGAGATATGAATTTTGTAGAAGAAATTACCTGGAGAGGCATGCTGCACGATGTGATGCCCGGGACAGAGGAACATTTAATGGAAGGAATGAGAGCTGCGTATGTAGGTATAGATCCCACGGCAGATTCCCTTCATATTGGACATCTTGTTGGGGTGATGATGCTCAGGCATTTTCAATTGTGTGGACATAAACCCTATGCCCTTGTAGGAGGAGCTACAGGTATGATAGGTGACCCCTCTGGTAAGTCGGCAGAACGTAATTTGTTGGATGAAGAAACCCTTAGACATAACCAGGAATCCCTAAAAAAACAGCTGGGGAAATTCCTTGATTTCACAGGAAATAAGGACAACACTGCTGTACTGGTGAATAACTATGACTGGATGAAGGATTTCTCTTTCCTTGATTTCATAAGGGACGTGGGAAAGCATATCACGGTTAATTACATGATGTCCAAGGATTCGGTTAAGAAAAGGTTGTCATCTGATGCTTCTGAAGGTATGTCGTTCACCGAGTTTACCTACCAGCTGGTACAGGGATATGATTTCCTTCACCTTTACCGGGAATTTGACTGCACCCTGCAAATGGGGGGCAGCGACCAGTGGGGTAACATCACTACAGGAACTGAACTCATACGTCGCATTGGAGGCGGTAAAGGTTTCGCCCTTACCTGTCCTTTAATCACAAAAGCCGATGGAACAAAATTTGGCAAAACTGAAAGTGGGAACATTTGGCTGGATCCTAATCTTACTTCCCCATATAAATTCTACCAGTACTGGCTCAACACCAGCGATGAGGATGCTGAAAAATATATCAAAATATTCACTTTCCTTACAAAGGACGAAGTGGAACAGCTGGTAGAAGACCATAAAGAAGAGCCGCATTTAAGACAATTGCAAAAGAGGCTGGCAGAGGAGATCACAATAATGGTACATTCAAGGGAGGATTTTGAAAATGCTGTAAAGGCATCTGAAGTGCTGTTTGGAAAAAGCACTGCCAGTGACCTGCGGGAACTAAACGAGGCTACCTTTCTGGATGTCTTTGAAGGAGTGCCGCAGGCTGAGATCCCAATTAATGAGGTGGAAGAGGGGCTGGATATGATCGCAGCACTTTCAGCACAAACTGGCTTTTTAAAATCCAACGGGGAAGCGCGACGTGCACTTAAAGAAAATTCTATCTCTGTAAATAAAGAGAAAGTGGGTGAAGATTATAAGATCACCCGGGATGACCTTATAAATAACAAATTTGTGATCCTTAATAAGGGTAAAAGGAATACCTATATAATTAGAGTGGTTTAGAATACAAAACCCCTCCAGGCGAGAGCCTGAAGGGGTTTGCAACTAACTAACCAATCTAATATGAAAAAACTTCAATTAGCTGTAAACAAAAACCTAACCAAAAATTATGTTTACATTATATAGGTCGGGAGATTATGCTTTCATTACAGGACGAACTGTTAAATTTTAAATTTTTTAATCTTTTGATATTTAGTTCTTTGACTGCTGTTTTTATCGGCTTGTGAGCTCCCCTGTCCATGCGGGTTTTGGAGCCTTTAGCACTTTTGATCCTTCTTGGAATAATGTGAAAATATTCTCAGAAGAATCTGGTAACATTTAATTGAGGATTATATAAAGTTGAAAATCAATTAGTAAACTGTCATTTGGGTAATTTTAATTCCAATCTGGCAGCTATGGAATATAGAAAATCCTTTAAGTTTCTCTCCTTTACTCTTTTCACAATCACCTATCTTTTTGGGATGTGGAGTATTATGTACCTTGAAAACTCATTTTTAATAATAGTAATGGGTGCTGGATGTGCACTGTTTCTATCTCTGTTTTTAATTTCTCACTTTATATGCTCCAAATAAACCAGGAGATTTACTTTCGTATGAAAGTAAATTTTTTTAATCAGGTTCTTTAGACAACCATTAAGTTACATCCTCTAATATCGCTGTTGTCAAACCTGCCAAGGATCTCAATTTGATTTCGCCCTTTGACCTTTCCCAGGTCCTGCGTAGCGATAAAAGAACAGGAATTGATATTCGCGAGGTCAATGACATTGACGCCTCCGGTTTTTCCTTCCGGCAGGTAGGTTAGGGCATCTTCAGGATCCCTTATAAGGATCTTCAGCCAGGGAGGACATTGGAATATTCCGTGGCCTCTTGAGTAGGCTTGTGATAAGAGTTCGGTCATGCCATATTCACTATGTATGGCATCTACTCCAAATCCTTTTTTTAGGATTGCATGAAGTTCCTCCCTAATCATTTCCTTACGCCGGCCTTTCATTCCACCGGTTTCCATCACAATTGTATTTTCTAGTTGAAAAGAAGAGCTTTCCACCAGGTCCAGAAGGGCAAAGGATACTCCCAAAAGCAGCACTTTGGTACCAGCTTTGTCAAGGCGGTTAAGATTATGTCTTAGAATGTCCAGGTCGTCCAGGTAAAATCCGCTCTCGGGATGTTTGCTTTTCAAAATAAGATCGTTGGCCATATAAATGAGCGAGGAGCCATCTCTTTCAAGATAAGAGGGTAGCAGGGCAAGTACCACATATTCTTCAACGTTGCCGTAAAATTGCCTGAAAGCCCTGTTGTAACTCTCTTCGTAAATCTCAATATCCTTTATAAGGTGTTTACTGGTATTGCTACCTGTGGTGCCGCTGCTGGTAAATACCTTTTGAACCTCACCTTCAGCAGGAAAAATTTTTAGGCTTTTAAAGAATTCAATGGGAAGGAATGGTATTTCCTGCAGGGAAGTTACTGCTTCCGGCATAACCTTCAGCAGGTCACAAAATTCCCGGTATACCTCGATGGTATTATATTGATAATTGAAAACCTCCAGTGCCGTTTTCAGGAAATCTTTATCAGAAGTAATAGAAAAAATTCGGTTTTTGTCCATAGCGTGGTAATGGCAAAAATAGAAATAAAAAAAGCTTCTCATTTGAGAAGCCGTATAATTATGGGCAGTAAATTTTATTTTACCACAAGCTTTCTGGTTGCCTGGGTGTTCCCCTCCCTTATCTTCAAAATATAAATGCCCGGAGTTAATTCTGAAACATCCAGTTCCTTTCCAATTAATTTAGCAGAAAGTACCACCTTACCCAGCACATTATAGACCTCTATCTCCTTTGACTGATTTTTATCTGAAGTGATATAAACCTTATTCCCGGTTACCGGGTTAGGATAAATAGATAGCCCGGAAATAGGCTTTTCCTGCACGCTTGCAGGAAATGTATTGCTTTGAGCTGCCACCACATTGGAAAACAGCAAAAAACAAACCAATAAGAAACTCAATAAGTAGTGCTGCTTCATGCTTTTTGGTATGGTTATTACAAACTTACATAAAATTATTCAAAAATGGTACCAAATATTTTTAGCGATTTCGTTAAAACAGAGTTATTTAGGAATGTGAAAAAAGAACCTGGTCTGGATTGCGAGATCGCTAAACTTAAGATGCAATAGTGGTTGAGAGATTAAAATACATAAGATTTTCCTGAAATCTTCAAAAGGTTAGAAAAAACGCTTTACATTTTTCTCTGCGATTTTCCGGGGAATAGGATAATTTATGAATTTTTCATTGGCAACTGAACTGGTGTTGAATAATGGCTTTTCGGCCTTACTACAGGCTCTAAGAGTTGGGAGCCGATGGTGCCTGGACTTCAAAATCGATAAGCTTAAAGCATAATCTTTATTCCACTAATATTTCTGCTTGTTGGCATAATTTACCAGGGAGAGCATCACAGGTACTTCTACCAGGACTCCTACTACACACACCAGGGCAGCCGGACTATCCAGTCCAAATAAGCCAATTGCCACAGCAACTGAAAGTTCAAAGAAATTACTTGCCCCTATCATTGCCGCGGGAGCACAAACCTTGTGTGAGAGATTTAATTTTTTCCCCGTGAACCAGGTGGCAAAGAATATGAAATAGGTTTGAATGATAAGGGGTACTGCTATAAGAAAAATTACCAGCGGATTGTTTAGAATATTTTCCCCCTGGAAGGCAAAGAGCAAAATGAGGGTTAAAAGCAGCGCAATAATGCTTACAGGCTTAAATTTTGGAAGAAAATCCTTCTGAAACCAATTTGTCCCATGTCGTTTAATAAGCAGGTTGCTGGTGAGTATTCCTGCAATGAGAGGTACTACAACATATATTAAAATGCTAAGGATGAGAGTTTCATAAGGCACCACAACGTCTGTAATCCCTAACAACAAACCTACTATAGGTACGAAAGCAAAGAGAATGATGAGATCGTTTACAGAGACTTGCATTAGGGTGTAATTTGGGTCTCCATCTGTGAGGTAGGACCATACAAATACCATTGCAGTGCAGGGGGCGGCGCCCAGAATAATGGCACCTGCAATGTATTCCCCGGCAAGTGCGGGATCGATAAAGGCAGCAAATATCTTCGTGAAGAATATCCAGGCAAAGAAAGCCATGGTGAAAGGTTTTATGAGCCAGTTCATTATCAGGGTAAGTACAATCCCCTTTGGTTTTTTACCTATTTTCTTAATGCTGGTAAAATCAATTTGCAGCATCATGGGGTATATCATCATCCAGATAAGGACTGCGATTGGGATATTCACCTGGTAGATCTCCCAGGTGCTCATTATCTGCATGGCGTCGCCCGCCATATATCCTATAAAAATTCCTGCGGCTATGCAAAGAGCAACCCAAAGGCTTAAATACTTTTCAAAAAATGCGATTTTCTTCTTTTCTGCCATTATTTTAGGTTGATTTGAGAGAATACATAAAAAAGTTCTGCTGCTATTTGGCGGCTTCGCTCCCTATATTTTTCTTCCTGTTTCGGGCTGCCGTCGAATTCTTTCGGATCCTCATAGGTAACAGGGATCCTTTTTTCGGCACCGGGAATAAAGGGGCATCCTACATCGGCCTGGGAGCAGGTCATGATAGCAGCAAACGCGGTCTGTGGATTGAAACTATGGTCATAGGTCTTCGAAAATCCAATAACCGGGTGCTCATTAGTATTATATTTTATACTGTGTACAGGATTTTTGGAATCAGAAAGTTTTTCAATTTTAAAACCCGAATTTTCCAGGGTTTTTGCTGCAGCAGAAAAAAGTGCTGTGGCCTCTGTCCCGCCAGAGTAACAACTTACCTGCGGCACCTTAAAGTAACAGGCCAGAGCCTGCGCCCACACCTGGGACAAGTGGCTCCTCCGGGAGTTGTGTGTGCAAATGAAATTAAGCCGAACAGGCTCCAATGATCCTACCTTACTTTGAATGTAGTCGATAAGTGGTTGTAAAATATTTTTTCGATCCTCAGCTACAGGTATGTTTATGAGTTCTTTTATTTCCCTTTCTATTTCGGGAAAGAGTTGGGTCGAATCTCTGGTCATAAATTCGTTTATTTACTGTTATTTAACCTTAGCAACAGCCGGAATTTGGGGCGCAGGAATTTGATTTCTCAATCTGCAACCTTTCAACAGGAACGTTGCACTTTTCTTTTGCAAGGCAATTGGTATTTTTTGGGACCAACAAGAAATTCCAGCCATCATAATCCAGCTCAAATTTTTCAATTGTTTGTCCCTGGTACTCTACTTCAATTTCCAGGTCGTCCAGGCCAAGGATTTTTTCAGACAGTTGGATGATATGTACTAATTTCTCCGGGTGCAATCTGTGGTCATAATCATTGGCATTCCAAAGTTGAAAATTGGCAACTTCTTCTTTCCTTACCGTCCCGCCACAGTCAATGAAATGTTTTGAAACTCTACCCACCTCTGTCACGTGAAAATGGCGGGGCACAAGCTCCCCGTTAGGAAGTTCAAATTGAATAGTCTCTGTAGCTGTAAGGATCTTTTTAATTTCTGAAAGTTTCATAGCGGTAAATTTTTATCAGTTTAATTCTCAAACTAACAGCAGTTGTTTGCTGGAGGGGGCATGTATTGGTCAAAGATTTTATTGAATTGTTCTTTTATTTCTTCCCATCGCCCGGGGTTGATACAGTAATTTACCCGGGTCCCTTCAATAGTACCCTGGATCACACCTATTTCCTTTAATTCCCTTAAATGCTGGCTTATAGTAGCCTGGGCCAGGCCCAGTTCATTTACCAAATCGCCATTGATACAACTGCTGGATTTCAAGAGATATTCAATTATGGCTATGCGGGCGGGAT
Protein-coding sequences here:
- a CDS encoding DUF4296 domain-containing protein, producing the protein MRRLWIIFLVFAIFSCRDSDRVKEPENLIPENKMVEVLTDLSLLNSAKNYNRRQLENTGLRPIEYLYDRHGIDSVSLAQSTRYYANFPSDLERIYSRVKSNLEKLKSTLEHQREEERRVQDSIREAESDSLREQPQDSILQINRFGDSIYVNPEIFRRNPQDSLPPAMEVEFEESDQ
- the tyrS gene encoding tyrosine--tRNA ligase; the protein is MNFVEEITWRGMLHDVMPGTEEHLMEGMRAAYVGIDPTADSLHIGHLVGVMMLRHFQLCGHKPYALVGGATGMIGDPSGKSAERNLLDEETLRHNQESLKKQLGKFLDFTGNKDNTAVLVNNYDWMKDFSFLDFIRDVGKHITVNYMMSKDSVKKRLSSDASEGMSFTEFTYQLVQGYDFLHLYREFDCTLQMGGSDQWGNITTGTELIRRIGGGKGFALTCPLITKADGTKFGKTESGNIWLDPNLTSPYKFYQYWLNTSDEDAEKYIKIFTFLTKDEVEQLVEDHKEEPHLRQLQKRLAEEITIMVHSREDFENAVKASEVLFGKSTASDLRELNEATFLDVFEGVPQAEIPINEVEEGLDMIAALSAQTGFLKSNGEARRALKENSISVNKEKVGEDYKITRDDLINNKFVILNKGKRNTYIIRVV
- a CDS encoding polyprenol monophosphomannose synthase yields the protein MSNGIIIIPTYNEIENIERLIRNIFSLQRKFHILVVDDNSPDNTALKVKTLQTEFFGALFLEERTGKQGLGTAYIHGFRWALARDYQYIFEMDADFSHNPNDLIRLYNACSRKGADVAIGSRYKTGVNVINWPMSRVLMSWLASKYVRLITGMDIHDTTAGFVCYKRGVLEKINLDKIQFVGYAFQIEMKFKAHLMKFKIKEVPVIFTDRTKGTSKMSGGIISEAVFGVINMKFKSLFNKMST
- a CDS encoding uroporphyrinogen-III synthase, with amino-acid sequence MKVKTILISQPEPKLENSPYSELEEKQKVKIDFIPFIHVEGVSSKDVRQQKIDLTKYTAVILTSRNSVDHFFRIAEEMRYKVPDTLKYFCLSEAVAYYLQKYVVYRKRKIYVGKRTFAELSPYIKKYKNEKFLLPASDMLKPDVPKTLNKLGVDWKQGVFYKTVVSDLSHLRDVYYDILVFFSPSGIKSLFENFADFEQKDTKIAVFGNTTAKAAKEHGLVVNIMAPTPETPSMTMALQKYIKEANKK
- a CDS encoding NAD-dependent epimerase/dehydratase family protein, translated to MILVTGGTGLVGSHLLLDLTQTEEYIRAIYREGSSFDAVKKIFALNLGKTEGEKLYKKIDWVKAPLDDIPALNKAFKGITSVYHSAALVSFNPADTAELRKTNIEGTANIANLCIAFKVEKLCYISSVATMGLTIGEEYVTENFTWHPENDHTEYAISKHGAEIEVWRASQEGVPVVILNPGVILGAGSWKKGSSLIFKKVDEGLNYHFPKVTGFVGVKDVAAAAIKAMDSPVKNEQFIVITENISFKKVLQFVAKHLNKPAPGKQLKPWMVYIGWILQSITTWFGGKKLIRKGDHKSLFENTYYSNKKIKEQLDFKFTPLEEVIKETAGYYRKWNSIDY
- a CDS encoding ArsR/SmtB family transcription factor; this translates as MGVTKSDLFSETQNELALAAKAFAHPARIAIIEYLLKSSSCINGDLVNELGLAQATISQHLRELKEIGVIQGTIEGTRVNYCINPGRWEEIKEQFNKIFDQYMPPPANNCC
- the arsB gene encoding ACR3 family arsenite efflux transporter, with the translated sequence MAEKKKIAFFEKYLSLWVALCIAAGIFIGYMAGDAMQIMSTWEIYQVNIPIAVLIWMMIYPMMLQIDFTSIKKIGKKPKGIVLTLIMNWLIKPFTMAFFAWIFFTKIFAAFIDPALAGEYIAGAIILGAAPCTAMVFVWSYLTDGDPNYTLMQVSVNDLIILFAFVPIVGLLLGITDVVVPYETLILSILIYVVVPLIAGILTSNLLIKRHGTNWFQKDFLPKFKPVSIIALLLTLILLFAFQGENILNNPLVIFLIAVPLIIQTYFIFFATWFTGKKLNLSHKVCAPAAMIGASNFFELSVAVAIGLFGLDSPAALVCVVGVLVEVPVMLSLVNYANKQKY
- a CDS encoding T9SS type A sorting domain-containing protein; its protein translation is MKQHYLLSFLLVCFLLFSNVVAAQSNTFPASVQEKPISGLSIYPNPVTGNKVYITSDKNQSKEIEVYNVLGKVVLSAKLIGKELDVSELTPGIYILKIREGNTQATRKLVVK
- a CDS encoding dihydroorotase; protein product: MKKVLIKNARIVNEGTITEGDVFIENGVIAEIADSISAKSPDVNIIDAEGNYLLPGIIDDQVHFREPGLTHKDTIETGSMAAVAGGITSFIEMPNTLPNTTTIEKLDEKFEIARKTSYANYSFMFGGTNDNLQEILKVDPKTTAAIKLFLGSSTGNMLVDDQKVLEEIFTKSPLLIAVHCEDEATIKKNYEEQLEKYGEDIPIENHPKIRSEEACYLSSSRAVALAKKTGARLHVFHLSTAKELSLFDNKKALKDKKITAEVCIHHLWFNDQDYAKKGTFIKWNPAVKTKKDQEALLQALIDNRIDVVATDHAPHTREEKKNKYPNAPSGGPLVQHALPAMLQLYHQEKITLEKIVEKMCHNPAILFQIEKRGFIREGYKADLVLVDLNSPWAVQPNNILYKCGWSPFEGVTFKSRVTHTFVNGRLVYKNFKVLPFSPIAEQLTFDRK
- a CDS encoding LuxE/PaaK family acyltransferase; the encoded protein is MRSFFYFYFCHYHAMDKNRIFSITSDKDFLKTALEVFNYQYNTIEVYREFCDLLKVMPEAVTSLQEIPFLPIEFFKSLKIFPAEGEVQKVFTSSGTTGSNTSKHLIKDIEIYEESYNRAFRQFYGNVEEYVVLALLPSYLERDGSSLIYMANDLILKSKHPESGFYLDDLDILRHNLNRLDKAGTKVLLLGVSFALLDLVESSSFQLENTIVMETGGMKGRRKEMIREELHAILKKGFGVDAIHSEYGMTELLSQAYSRGHGIFQCPPWLKILIRDPEDALTYLPEGKTGGVNVIDLANINSCSFIATQDLGKVKGRNQIEILGRFDNSDIRGCNLMVV
- a CDS encoding arsenate-mycothiol transferase ArsC, whose protein sequence is MTRDSTQLFPEIEREIKELINIPVAEDRKNILQPLIDYIQSKVGSLEPVRLNFICTHNSRRSHLSQVWAQALACYFKVPQVSCYSGGTEATALFSAAAKTLENSGFKIEKLSDSKNPVHSIKYNTNEHPVIGFSKTYDHSFNPQTAFAAIMTCSQADVGCPFIPGAEKRIPVTYEDPKEFDGSPKQEEKYRERSRQIAAELFYVFSQINLK
- a CDS encoding DUF4271 domain-containing protein; translated protein: MEALERYSTSNDLPTVLIVLTLLLLVLGRQLFQHRFEDFISIFNSGKFLIIKNREHKALFGFNVIMFLVHILIITLFLFVLYRIFVSPVLHDSWIILLRIFTAYGFFALLKITLEKIVANVFDIDETAEHYLFQKHTYRNFISLLFFPAVIFLIYSQEPARAAIMTIIIFFLVATLYSFFRITKKNLGWITRNWFYFILYLCALEITPYVILYKLITTS
- a CDS encoding DUF6428 family protein; translation: MKLSEIKKILTATETIQFELPNGELVPRHFHVTEVGRVSKHFIDCGGTVRKEEVANFQLWNANDYDHRLHPEKLVHIIQLSEKILGLDDLEIEVEYQGQTIEKFELDYDGWNFLLVPKNTNCLAKEKCNVPVERLQIEKSNSCAPNSGCC